The DNA window TCGCTCCCGTCCTCCGGCAGCGTCGAGAGCAGGAAGAACTCGATCTCGGGATGCACGTAGCAGGTGAAACCCGCCTCGCTCGCCTTCGACAGCTGGCGGCGCAGGACGTGCCGCGGATCGGCCCACGACGGCGACCCGTCCGGCATCGCGATGTCGCAGAACATGCGCGCCGAGTACGGGTCACCTTCCGGCGTCTCCCACGGCAGCACCTGGAAGGTCGCCGGGTCGGGCTTGGCGACCATGTCCGATTCGTAGACCCGCGCGAACCCTTCGATCGCGGACCCGTCGAACCCGATCCCCTCGCTGAACGCGCCTTCGAGCTCCGCGGGCGCGACCGCCACGGACTTGAGAAACCCCAGCACATCGGTGAACCAGAGCCGCACGAAACGGATGTCGCGCTCTTCTAGCGTGCGGAGCACGAACTCCTGCTGCCGATCCATGGCCGCACCTTATGCGCGACGTGTTAACGCCATGTTTCACGCCACGCCGGTTTCCCCCGACGAGCGAATCCGGACCGACATCAGTGCCGCGAAGGCGCACAACCCGCCCGCGACGTACCAGGCCAGGTCGTAGGTGCCGAGGTGGTCGCGCGTGAACCCGGCGGCGAACGCGGCGAAGGCGGCGCCGACCTGGTGGGAGGCGAACACCCAGCCGAACACGATCGGGCCGTTCGCGCCGAACCGCTCCCGGCACAGCGCGACGGTCGGCGGCACCGTGGCCACCCAGTCGAGGCCGTAGAACACGATGAACGCCCACATCGGCGGCTCGGTGGTCGGCGCGAACAGCTGCGGCAGCAGCACGAGCGACGCACCGCGCAGCAGGTAGTAGCCGCCGAGCAGCCAGCGCGGGTCGACCCGGTCGGTCAGCCAGCCCGAGGCGACGGTGCCCGCGACGTCGAAGATCCCGACGAGGGCGAGCAGGCCCGCCGCCGCGGTCTGCGGCATCCCGTGGTCGTGCGCGGCGGGCACGAAATGGGTCCCGATCAAGCCGTTGGTGGACGCGCCGCAGATCGCGAACCCGCCGGCCAGCAGCCAGAACGTGGGCGTGCGGGCCGACGAGAACAGCACGCGGACCGCCCTGCTCGCCGCTCCCCCGGTCGAGACGACGCGCTCCTCCGCGCCGGTGGCTCCGAGCGCCGTCGTGCCGACGTCCTCGGGATGGTCACGCAACAGAAACACCACGATCGGCACGACCACGAGCGCGGCCAGCGCGACGCACAGCGACGCGGTCCGCCAGCCGTGTGCCATCGCCAGCGACGCGACCAGCGGCAGGAACACGAGCTGACCGGCGGCGCCCGCCGCGGTGAGCACGCCGCTGACCAGCCCCCGGTGCCGGACGAACCACCGGCTGGTGAGCGTCGCCACGAACGCCAGCGCCATCGATCCGGTGCCGACGCCGACGAGCACACCCCAGCACAGGAGCAGCTGCCAGCTCGCGGTCATGAAGACGGTGAACCCGCTGCCGCACGCCACGAGCACGAGCGCGCCCGCGACGACGCGGCGCATGCCGAGCCGTTCCATCAGCGCGGCCGCGAACGGCGAAATCACGCCGTACAGGACGAGGTTGATCGACACCGCGGCCGAGATCGTCGACCTCGACCAGCCGAACTCCTCGTGCAGCGGGTCGATCAGCACGCTCGGCGCGGCGCGGAACCCCGCCGCGCCGACGAGCGCGACGAACCCGGACGCCGCCACCAGCCAAGCCCAATGCACGCGCAGTCGCCGCGCGTTCTCCACTCGAGTCACGCCATGAGCTTCGAGGATCCGCACCCCGTGATCGAGTGGCCAGAGGGTCAATATGTGCAAGAATCTGGCCATGCATCGCGTTGCCGTGCTCGCCGTCGGCGAGGTCGTCGGATACGACCTGTGCATCCCGCCGCAGGTGTTCGGCTCGGCGGCCGACGCGGCCGGAAAACCCCTCTACGACGTGCGAATGTGCGCGCCGAGCGCGAAACCGGTCCGGGTCAGCTCCGGGTTCGCCGCGGTGTTCGAGCACGGCCCCGAGGCGCTCGCCGAGGCGGACACGGTGATCGTGCCGGGCACCCGCGCCGAAGGCCCCCGGCGACGGGGCGTACTTCCCGGCGACGTCGCGGCGGCACTCGCGCTGGTGCCCGAAGGCGCGCGGATCATGTCGATCTGCACCGGGGCGTTCGTGCTGGGCGCGGCCGGGCTGCTCGACGGGCGGCCCGCCACCACGCACTGGGCCTACGCCGACGAGTTCCGGGCCCTCTATCCCGCCGTCGACCTCGACGAGAACGTGCTGTTCGTGGACGACGGCGACCTGCTGACCTCGGCTGGCCTCGCGGCGGGGCTCGACCTGTGCCTGCACGTGCTGCGCGCGGACCACGGCACGGAGGTCGCGAACCGGGTCGCGCGGCACAACGTGGTGCCGCCGTGGCGCGACGGCGGCCAGTCGCAGTTCATCGACCACCCGCTGCCCGCGGCCGACGGCGGCAGCACCGCGCCGACCAGGGCGTGGGTGCTGACCCGGCTCGGCGAACCGCTCGACCTCGCGAGCATGGCGGGGCACGCCAGGATGAGCGTCCGCACGTTCAGCAGGCGATTCCGCGCCGAAACGGGGCTGCCGCCGAGGGCGTGGCTCATCCAGCAGCGCGTGCAGCACGCCAGGCACCTGCTCGAAACCACGACGCTGCCCGTCGACAAGGTCGCCTCGGCCGCCGGGCTGGGCACCGCGGCTTCGCTTCGCGCGCACCTCAACGCCACGATCGGCGTCGCGCCGCTGGCCTACCGCCGCACGTTCGCCCGTACCGCACCGGCCTGACCGCGCCATTTCGCTAGGCTCGCCACCATGTTCCGCCGCGCGCTGCCCGTGCTCGCCCTGACGCTCGGCCTGGTCGGCGCCTGCTCGGCGTCCCCGGACACCAGCGGACCGCTCCCCCGCGGCACGGATCTGACGGGCTCGGCGGCCGAAGCGCTGAAGAACCTGAACGGCACGCGTTTCCGGCTCGGGCTCAGCGGCATGATCCCCGGGCTGCCGATCCGGTCGATCGAGGGCACCGCGAACCGGGACGGCACCGGCTCGGGACGCGCCGACGTGCAGGAATCCGCGGAGAAGTTCAGCGATGTCACCTACACCGTGGCCGGCCGCGTGGCGACAGTCAGCGGGAAGAACGCGCCGCCGCGCACGCTCGCCGTGCCCGCGCAGTACGACCCCGCGACCCTGCTCGGCCCGGACAAGGGCCTGCGGCGGGCGCTGCTCGCGGCGACCGGTGTCACCACCGAGGCCAAGGAGCCACTGAACAAGGTCGACGCCTACCGGCTCACCGGCAAGCTCGCCGGGCCGGTGATCTCGCAGCTGATCCCGGGGATCACCGCCGACGTGGACGTGAAGTTCTGGGTCCGCGAAGCCGAGCCGCACGACCTGATGCGCATCTGGATGCAGGTGCCGCCGTACAAGCCGAGCGAAGGCGCCGTGATGCTCGAACTGAGCCTGTCACCCTGAGTCATTTCACCCCGTGCAGCGCGTCCCTTCCGGCGGCACGGTGCCGTCCACCAGGTACTTCGTTCCCGCCGAGTCGACGCAGCCGATGCCCTGCAGGAACACGGTGTGCTGCGTGCCCTCGTAGGTGAGCAGGGAGCCCTTCATCGCCTTCGCGAGGTTCACTCCCGCGTCGTACGGCGTCGCCGGGTCGTTGGTCGTGGACACCACGAGCACCGGCGGTAGCCCGCCGACGGTGGGTTCGTGCGGTTTCGAGGTGTTGGGCACCGGCCAGAACGCGCACGAATCAAGCGCGGCGCCCTGGGGCCCGCCATCGTCGAGGAAGGGCGCGGCCTCGTCGTAGCGCCTCCCGGCGTCGAGGATCTTGTTCTTGTCGGTGACCCTCGGATCGTCGACGCAGCGGATCGCGGTGAACGCGTCCTGCGTCGTCGCGTAGCGCCCGGATCGGTCGCGCTCGTTGTACTGGTCGGCCAACGCCATCAGGGTGGCGCCCTTGCCCAGTTTCAGTTCGTTGAGACCGGAGTTGAGCGGTTCCCACAGCTGCTGGGAGTAGAGGGCCTGTATCGCGGCGAGCGTCGCGTCGCCGAAGGTGAGCTTACGGCCGTCGGTGAGCGTGACGGGCAGGTGCACGAGCGGGCGCACCAGGTCCTGGAAAGCCTTTGTGGCACCCGCGGGGTTC is part of the Amycolatopsis sp. CA-230715 genome and encodes:
- a CDS encoding MFS transporter, which gives rise to MHWAWLVAASGFVALVGAAGFRAAPSVLIDPLHEEFGWSRSTISAAVSINLVLYGVISPFAAALMERLGMRRVVAGALVLVACGSGFTVFMTASWQLLLCWGVLVGVGTGSMALAFVATLTSRWFVRHRGLVSGVLTAAGAAGQLVFLPLVASLAMAHGWRTASLCVALAALVVVPIVVFLLRDHPEDVGTTALGATGAEERVVSTGGAASRAVRVLFSSARTPTFWLLAGGFAICGASTNGLIGTHFVPAAHDHGMPQTAAAGLLALVGIFDVAGTVASGWLTDRVDPRWLLGGYYLLRGASLVLLPQLFAPTTEPPMWAFIVFYGLDWVATVPPTVALCRERFGANGPIVFGWVFASHQVGAAFAAFAAGFTRDHLGTYDLAWYVAGGLCAFAALMSVRIRSSGETGVA
- a CDS encoding GlxA family transcriptional regulator, whose protein sequence is MHRVAVLAVGEVVGYDLCIPPQVFGSAADAAGKPLYDVRMCAPSAKPVRVSSGFAAVFEHGPEALAEADTVIVPGTRAEGPRRRGVLPGDVAAALALVPEGARIMSICTGAFVLGAAGLLDGRPATTHWAYADEFRALYPAVDLDENVLFVDDGDLLTSAGLAAGLDLCLHVLRADHGTEVANRVARHNVVPPWRDGGQSQFIDHPLPAADGGSTAPTRAWVLTRLGEPLDLASMAGHARMSVRTFSRRFRAETGLPPRAWLIQQRVQHARHLLETTTLPVDKVASAAGLGTAASLRAHLNATIGVAPLAYRRTFARTAPA
- a CDS encoding LppX_LprAFG lipoprotein, which gives rise to MFRRALPVLALTLGLVGACSASPDTSGPLPRGTDLTGSAAEALKNLNGTRFRLGLSGMIPGLPIRSIEGTANRDGTGSGRADVQESAEKFSDVTYTVAGRVATVSGKNAPPRTLAVPAQYDPATLLGPDKGLRRALLAATGVTTEAKEPLNKVDAYRLTGKLAGPVISQLIPGITADVDVKFWVREAEPHDLMRIWMQVPPYKPSEGAVMLELSLSP